Within Bdellovibrio bacteriovorus HD100, the genomic segment ATTGATGTGAGTCTTGCCGGTTTTTTGCAAAACCGCCTCAAAGATAGAGATGATATAAGTAGGGATTCCGCTCACCACTTGAATGTCCTGCTGGATGGATTCGTTAACCAGCATTTCAATCTTTTTGTCCCAGTTGGAAATAGCCAGCACCTCCCGGCAAGGGAAGGTGTTTTTGGCCAAAGCCTTTGGAACACGGGTGGACAGAATCCCGGAAATGTAACCAAATTTAAAACCATTTTGCGAATACAGGTACGGATCAGATCCGAATGTCAGGCGTCCTGCTTGAAGCAGATTGATGTTGGGCTCCAGAGTCGACAACTTGCTGGCGATACGCTTCTGGGATTTGATGAACATGCGGATCATGCGTTCATTATAAGGTACTCGTTTGGAGTCCTTGCCAGAGGTGCCGGAAGAAAGACCGAAATAGTCCGCTTTGTCTTTAAATAGAATGTCTTTATGACCTGCGGCGATCATGTCCACATACGGCGCATATTCGTCGTAGCTCAACACGGGAACGTGGTTCACAAACTCTTCATAAGAGTGAATGTGGGACAGGCGCAGGTCCTTATAGATGCGGGTGCCGGTCATGGCGCGCTTCAGACTGGCAAAGTTCTTCTCTTGTTTAGAGAGCAGGTCTTGATGATTCACGGTCATTCTTTGACCGTATGTTTTCAGGTATTTTTGACCCAGGGACTGGACAACATGATTCACTGCGAACATAAAAAACTCCTTCGTTGGAATGGAGGCAATCTATTTCGATTTAGGGCCGTTGTCGCTTTAACGCGTTGACAGTAAATGAGGGTTTTTGTCGAATTCGCCACCTTCCATTGACAGAATTCGGGAGTTTTTGTCAAAATTGCAGGATGGCAACTCAATCGAAGGAAGAAATCTATTTTGCGGTCTGTAACGCTATCCTGAAGATGGAAGTGGCCAAAGGCCATTTGCAATGGACCTTGTCTGATATCTCCAGGGAATCCAACGTCACCCGGTCCTTGATTTACTACTATTTCGGGAAAGAGAAGGACAAGGTTCTTGAAGAGGCCTATAAATTCGTCATCTCTCATATCTTCAATATGGAGCGCACCAAGACCGTCGGCATCCGAGAGCGCCTGCGCGACGTCCTGCGGGACGTGAAAAACATGCCGTACCTGTTCGTGCTTTATTATCTGGAGAAAAATGCCGGGACCCAGTTCGGCAAAATGATCAACGAGGCCGAGGCTTTGTTGATGAAAGCGATGAAAATCGAGTTCCCGACTTTAAGTGAAATCCAGATCCTGGAGATTTATTTAAAGGAGCTTGGAGCCATCGCGTTCCAGCTGCCGCCGGAACGGGTCGATGATCTGTTTGCTGATTACATCAAAAAGAATTAGTCCTCTGCCAGCGCTTTCGGTGTAAAGCGCGCAGCCGTCAGGCCCTGGTCAATCTTCACCTGGGACAGGACGATGACGGTGGCTCTTTTATTCTGCACATTCTTGATACTGATTTTGGAGGCGCGCATCTTGCCGCCTGCGACTTTTTTGTATCCGGTAAAGTCCAGGGTTTTCAGAAGCTTTCCCTGTTTGTCGAAGCATTCCACCTTCACCGGCACATAGTCTGTGGCTGAAACATAGCTGATGATTTTGGAATAGGACGGGGAGGTTGTGTTTACATCTGACTCGACAATCAGGTATTTCTTTCCGCCAATCTCAGCTTCTTTTTTGATGACGTTTTGTGCGCCCTGATCACGGTTGAAATCAAAGTCTTCGGTTGAAAGCTCTGAACCCAAAATGCCCCCCTGGCCTGACTCTCCGGTCAGGCGGCGAGTTTGTTTGGTGGAGGGAAGGTATATCCACTTGTCTTCCTGCTCCCCCTTTAAGGTGGCCAGCAGGGCGGTGCCCTTGAGGTCCTGGGGTTTTTGCATGCGCACCAAAAGATAATGTTCTTTTTTCTGCGGGCTGAAGCGCCAGATCTTCATTTCGCGGTCTTTGCTTGAGCCATCCGCTTCGATGATCTTCATCTTCACCAGAAACTGTTCATCCCGGGAGCGCAGACGCTGACTCATTTCCTCTCCCAGTTTTTCCGTAGTCAGAGGTTGGGCGTGTGTCGGGATCGGGGCCAGTGCCACAAATATTGTCAAAAGGATCATTGCGGATGTTGCCATGACTTTCTCCTTTTTCCACGGTACGGGAGCCAGCAACCAAGGGCAACTTTTCAACAGCGTTGGAAGAAGAATCAAATCCCCCACCAGACCCGCGAGCATTGACAAGAGCATGTAAAAGCCAAAGATCCGGTTCATGGCAAAATACGAAGCCAGGAACACGGAGAAGCCGGCAAGCAGGGTCAAACTTGATATCAGACAAGGATTCCCTTCTCGCCACAGGGTCTTTTCGATTTCGAGTTCTTTGCTATTAGACTTTTTCTGCATATAACGAAGGCGTTCGAGCAGATACACTGTGTTGTTAAATGCCAATCCCAGGGCGATTGAAAAGATAATGGCAATACTGGGTTTGATGGGAGTTTCTGAGATCGCCAAAAACCCCAGCAGGGCCGCCGGCGGGACCAGATTGGGGATGCAGGCGACCAGAGCCCAGCGCACCGAGCGGAAGACAAAAACCAGCACCAGAGCAATCGCAATCATCGAGTGCCAGAAGCCAAAGATCAGTTCCTTGGAAAGCTCATTGTTCAGATGATGAATCGTCGAACCCATGCCGGACACTTCGACAGACATTTGCGGGAAGGCGTTGGTGGCCTTTTCGCGGATTCGCTCCACTACCTGGCTCAGTTGATTCGAGGGCAGATCAAAGGTGCGCACAGAAATACGGGTATTGGCCGAATCGGTGGTCAAAAAGTTTTTCAAGGGGCTGGCACTGCTTAAGGAATAAAGGAAGAAAATCTCTGCTGTCGAAGAGCGGCTGGCGGGCAGTCTGGAGTGGTGCAAATTGGCCGCCGCCACCAGGTCCGGCAGACCCACGACGCTTCCCACACCCTCAATCTCTCGGAGTTCCACTAAAAGCTGATCCAGCCTTGCCATCAGTTGTGGGTCGTTCCAGGAATCGGAAGGCCCTTTGACTTCAACATCCACTGGAATCATCCCACCCAGTTCGCGGTCGATGGTTTCAGTCGACAGGCGCACCTGATGATTGGCGGGAAGGTCGTCAAACAAACGCGCTGACCAGGACAGTCCTTGCCCTTTGATAGCCAGAGCAGAGCAGACCAGGACAATCAGGAAAGCCCATATGCCGGAACGACGGAATAAATACAGTCCCCAGCGCGCTTTGGCCCAGGCCCAGTCGCGGGCTTTGGGTCCCTGCATGAAATAGAGCATGGGGAACAGCATCAGCGTGGTGACCAGCCAGCCGATCACGATGGCAATTGCCGCCGTGACACCATAGTCGCGAATCAGAGGGACCTTGGTCATCAGCAGACTTAAAAAACCGATCATGGTGGTGGTCGAGGCAAAGAAATTGGGTCCCAACAGGACTTTGAAGGTGTAAATCACACGTTCCTGGTGAGTCAGGTGGGGCTGGTTCTTTTGTTCTTCGGCGTACCTTAATAAAGTATGAATGATCAGTGAGACCACATCCACCGTGGTCAAAATTGGAATCGTGCTGGAAAGAACAGAAAACGGAAAGCCAGCCAGAGCCATCACCGCAAGAACCACAATGTTCGCACAAAGAATAATGACAAAGGAGATAATCAGTGGGGACCAGTTGGCAAAGATCAGCCCCAGCACCAGAAAGCAGGCGATGAATCCCAAAACCACAAAGTTGCGTATCTCAGTCTGTAGCAGGACGCCGACATCCGTCTGTACGGCGGGGGTGCCGCCGATTTCAATGTGCGCAAATGGCACAGCTGCTGTGGCGGTGACTTCCAGGTTCTGGCGCAAATGCAGAAGGTCTTTGGTGTTCAGGGCTTTGATGTTTACAATGACCGACGCCGTGCGGGCATCCTGTGATATCAACGTTGGAGAGATCAGAGGGTTTGCCAGCGTCTCACGACGCCAGTTTTTTTCCGGAAGATTTTGCAGCAGGGGGCCGACGCTCAGGCCGTCACTGTTATTGACGGCGCCTTGGACGGTGGCCAGGCTCAGAGTGTTTTTCACCCCCGGAAAGTTGGCAAGAAGTTCTGTGAGTCTTTTCAGATTTTCAATTTTGTCTTTGGCGAACCAGTTTTCGCCCGGGTCTTTGATTTTGGCGGTCACGATGAAGGGTTGGGCCTCGGACAGCTGAAAGACCTGTTTGGTGTGTTCATCTCTTTGCAGAAGTGGATTATCCGTTGGAAGAAACTGCTTCAAACTGTACTGCGTTTGTAAACCGGGAAGCGCGAACAGACTAAGGATGGTGGTGAAAAAAACAAAAAGAAGAGTAGAAATGCAGAGTGTTTTGACGGAAACTTTTGAAAATAATTTGGCGATTGTCGTATTTATCATTGGAATGTCTTCTTTCGATTCTGCTTAAAAAAGTTCCTTTAGATTTTTCAGTTGAAGCCGTAACTTAGAAACAGATGCCTGACATGATGAGGAAACGAAGTTCTATGATGACAACAAAACTATCGGCCACGCTACTCACATTCTTAATAACTGTACCCGCACTTTCTAAAACAGTTGTTGAATCAGAGTTCGAATTGAAACTACCTAGACAATTTCAACAAAGTTTAATTGAAGAAAAGTGGAAAACACTCACGACTCGGGAGTTCTCCGCAAACTGGCAATTTCCTGATCAGCGGGTTGTAAGTCAGGCCATCCCGGTTGATATCAAAGGCATCGCCATCGATATCAAGACCCGCCTTGAAAAGCCCTCCCTGAGCGGATCCCAGAGCGCGCTGGAACTGTCCTCCAAAGGTCTGGCAGCGCAACTGAAGATTGCAGAAGTCGTGGTGGATCACGTGGTCGAGCGCAATGTGGGCGGCATTATCGGTCGCTTTCGTGTCCAGGCGCAATGCAAGGATATCGTTCTGAACATGAAGTCAGGCGAAGGTCAGTTTGCAATGAAAGTGACTCCGAATGTGGGCGGCACTCAGGCCGGTGCTAATGTGGATACGGTGTCCTTGTCCTGGAACCCGGGGGCCTGGGTGGTGGCCGGGAATGTGCAATGTTCCGGAGCGGAAGGTTTTTCCGACATCTTGATGAATGAGGTGACCAAGATCACCAATGACTCTGCCAGTTTCGTTGAGCCCCAGAAAGAGCTTATTAAAAGTTATGTGCAGAAATATCTGGAAGGTGCGACTTTTGATTTTTCAGGAATCCGGAAACTGGTGCTGGCTCGTCCGGATATTGAAGTTTCAATGAGGGTCCACGACTTCAAGGACCTCGGCACGGAAGGTTTGCTGGCTAAAGGAACTCTGGAGGTGATCTTCACTCGTGTCGCTGAAGACTCCCACAAGGTTTTGAAGCTGGACAAAGAGGCTGCGGCAACGGCAAGTTCGGCATCTTTGCGACTGCCCAAGGATTTTATCAATGTGGTGTTGGGAGAGGCTTATAAAGGAAATACGTGGATGCATCAGATCAGCTCCAACCGGCTTCCGGGTTTTTCCACCATCATGGGTTCGCGCTTTGTGCAGTTTTTTATCTGGCCAGAGTTGATGAATTATTCCAAGTCTGCGAAGTTCCTGTTTGATTTATATTCTGACAAGGACGTGCAGATCACGGGAACCGGCCTGCAGTATTCGGTGAAGGCTTCCATGTACGCCAGGATGCAGGCGCCAAAATCCGGGGCTTATATTCCGTTTATGAACTTCAGTTTGCCATTCACCTCCAAGGTGACTTTGAAGCTGGATGGCGGGAAGGTGCAGGCGAAGTTTGTGAATCCGACTCTGGGAATGACGGGGATGTATGATTCGACGTATGTCTCCCGTTACAGCCCATCCCGTCGTTTCAAGTCTTCAACAATCCGGGATCGGATAATTGATTCCCTGTGGGGGCAGACCGTCAGCATGACCTTGCCGGAGATTCCGGTGGCAGAAGGTTTGTCGTTGCAGGTGCAAAAAATGCTGACCACGGATTCGTCGGATCTGGTGCTGCAACTGACGCCATGAAACAGATTAGAAAGAACGACTGAGCGACACTGAATACGAGTCGTTCTTTCCATAAACCCCTAAAGGTGTTTCGGCGGCTCCCTGAATCAGGTCCGCCGTCACGCTCACAACCCAGGCATCAAGGAAGCGACGGCTCAGGCCGTACTGTTGATAGGTGCTGCCATGAATGCTGTCATAGAGTCCCAAAAGATTGAAACCCCAGACTTCCTTCCATGTTATACGTCCGCCGGCCATATAGGCGCTTCGAAAAATTTCTGTAATCGAAAGATTCGAGTCGTTTTTCTTTTCTGTATTCACAAATGAATATTGAAGAATTCCTATCAGCAGACCGCTTTCTCCCAGCGGGAAGGTTTTTTCAAGGCCCAGCACATTTTCATTGGTCCACTCCTGCAGGTTGGGATTGTCTTCAAGGCTTTGTGTGTAGCTGCCAACAGCCTTAAAAAGCATGTTCCACTGATTCATCACCAATGAAAGTCCCGTCTGGCGGATGCGATAGTTATAGGTGTTCAGCAGGACATCAGGATCCACGTCGATCACGGTTTTCGGTGAAACCTGCACAATCGTTCCGGTGACCACAGGTTCCACGAACGGAAAGCTGGCAGCCCCTTCATATCCGGAAAGGGCCACATCGACAAACTCCCCCCGGCGCTGCAGGCGGAAGGCATAGTTGTTATCCAGGGCATTCCCCAGGGTCTGCCGGGATGAGTAGTCATAACGAAGATTGTCGGGAAGATTCAGCAGCAGATCATTGTCGGCCGTCTGGGGGACGAAAATTTCACGGGGAAGCCAGCGGCTTTCAGTGCCCGGCAGGATCGAGCCGCGATTTTGAGGGATGTAAATCAGATCCAGCTCCCAGTTGCCCATGCTTTGTGAGTACAACAGCGACAAGGCTCCCAGCTTGCGGCTGCGCAAAGGATCAAAATATTGTCTTGAGTTCACGATATCCACCGGATTGTAGCCGTCGGTCACTCCCCAGGTGATAAGATTATATCCCGCCTGCAGGGACGTGCTTTCAGTTTGATAGCGGATGTGGGCTTCGGAAGGATCAAAGAAATAGCGTTCTTCTTCAGAGTTGTTGTTCGGAGTCGCGACAAAGACGGGTTTTGCGAAGAAGCGCCAGGACTCCAGATACTTCCAGTGATAAATCGGGATCAGCTCCAGATCGTAAAGCTCGGAATTGGTGTCTTCGCCATATTCTTCCGGATAGGCCGTGGCTTCAAGTTTTGAATCCAAATGCAGGCTCCACTCTGTTTTGCGGGCGGCAAAAACAGAGCCGGGCAGGAAGAGGATGACTAAAATGGGAAGCAGCCATGACATTCCTGATAGATCATCATAGCCCCGGACTTTTTTCCATTTAAAGAACTTTGATAGATGGCAGTTTAAACCATGGCAAACTTGCGCACGTATTCAATGATAGAGCTTTTGAATTCTTCCGGCAGGCCGACAAATCGGAGTCCCGCATAGCCGTCATTGCCGACATAGACCACTTCGCAAGTTGTGTTGATCGTCACAAACAGATTCGGGCTGGTCAGAGTGCCTTTGAATCGTTCCCCAATTTGCAGGTTTTGGGCATCATTGACTCCCAGGCCCCCTTCACTGATGGAAATCACCCGGCAGCTGAATTCGCCTTTGGGACTTTCGCAGGCCAGGGTGCCCACCATTGGCACGCGGGGGTGGGACCGGCGACTGATGCCGAGGTCATCCACGATACGGGGAATGGAATAGATTTCCTTCCACACATTGGAGTTGTCGGAGCAAACATCCACTGTGGAATAATCGGTCATGCCTTTGAGAAAAGAAATCAGGGCGGAGTATTTCATCGGTGGATGGTCTTTGCCTTCCACACGAACTTTCCAAAGTCCCTCGGGTTCATTGGCGGCCACCGCCACCTGGCTTGAGTCTTTCACGGCCTGGCGCCATTTTGTCGGCGTCATCCATTCGCTTTGGCCGCGCCCCCAGATCTGAGCTTCTTTGGCGGAGGCCACACGGGATTCCACTTCCTGAACATCGAAAGGGCCGTTGACCTGTCCATCTGTAAGCACGAACCAGTTTTTTGGATTCACGATGAAGCTCCTCGCAGTTGAGTCTTGTGTTTTATTACAGCGAAAGGTATATGACTTTGTCTAGGAGAATTACTCATGAAATATATCATCGCCGGTACAGACCGTCCCGATTCCAACACTCTTAAAGTTTCCAAAATCATCCAGGGAATCTACAAAGAGCTGGGCGAAGCTGTTGAGATCATCGATCTGAAAGAGCTGAAGCAGCATTTGCATGACGACATTCACTATGGCAAACCTTCGGAGGCTTTGCAGCCCTACATCAACAAAGTTCTGGGCAGTGATGGTCTGATTGTGGTGTGTCCAGAGTACAATGGCTCTATGCCAGGCATCTTGAAATATTTCATTGATCACTTGAAGTTCCCGGAGTCCTTTGAATACCGTCCTGTCTGTTTTGTCGGTTTGGGTGCGATGTTTGGAGCTCTTCGTCCGGTGGAGCATCTGCAGGGGGTTTTCGGATACCGCAATGCCTTTATCTTTCCAGAACGGGTCTTTATGATGAATGTCTTTAAGATCATCAATGCTGAAGGGCAGTTGACGGACGAGCTGATGAAGTCCCTGTTGGTCAAGCAAGCCAAGGGGTTCCAGAAGTTCGCAGAGGCCTTGAAGACCTACAAATTAGATGCGAACTCGTTTATTGAGAGTAAGAAGTCGACGTAGGTTGTCGGCTGGCGATCAGTCGGTCGTGAACGCGGCCCTCAAAGTAGATCAATCCCAGGATCAAGAGGGCTGCCAAAAACCATTTCGAGCGAAAAAGTGCATTCCGTGCCATAGATCTATGGTCTCAAAGAGCCTAAAATAAAGGCAACTGAACTTCGTGTAATGTGGGCAAGATGCGTCAATCTTGCATGGGGACTGCTGACATCACGGATGAACTTAACTAGACTAAAACCTTGTTTCGACAACTTAGACGGGGTTTTTGGTATCGAAAATTCAGGCCATCACAAAAATAGTTCCAATGTTTTAATGCTCGCATTAGGCGCCCTTGGTGTGGTGTTCGGCGATATCGGTACAAGTCCTCTGTATGCATTGAAAGAGTGTTTCGGTCACTATGGTTTGGCGCCCACGCCAGAAAACGTGATCGGAATATTGTCTTTGATCTTCTGGACGCTGGTTCTTGCCATCTGTATCAAGTACATGGCGTTTGTCTTAAGAGCAGACAATAAAGGTGAGGGGGGGATTCTTTCCCTGATGGCTCTGGCTGTGCGCAGTCAGCAGTCCAAGGATGTTTCGCGCCGGCGCTGGACCATGACGATCATCGGTCTGTTTGGAGCGGCCTTGCTTTATGGTGACGGTATTATCACTCC encodes:
- a CDS encoding TetR/AcrR family transcriptional regulator, with amino-acid sequence MATQSKEEIYFAVCNAILKMEVAKGHLQWTLSDISRESNVTRSLIYYYFGKEKDKVLEEAYKFVISHIFNMERTKTVGIRERLRDVLRDVKNMPYLFVLYYLEKNAGTQFGKMINEAEALLMKAMKIEFPTLSEIQILEIYLKELGAIAFQLPPERVDDLFADYIKKN
- a CDS encoding outer membrane lipoprotein-sorting protein, with translation MKQFLPTDNPLLQRDEHTKQVFQLSEAQPFIVTAKIKDPGENWFAKDKIENLKRLTELLANFPGVKNTLSLATVQGAVNNSDGLSVGPLLQNLPEKNWRRETLANPLISPTLISQDARTASVIVNIKALNTKDLLHLRQNLEVTATAAVPFAHIEIGGTPAVQTDVGVLLQTEIRNFVVLGFIACFLVLGLIFANWSPLIISFVIILCANIVVLAVMALAGFPFSVLSSTIPILTTVDVVSLIIHTLLRYAEEQKNQPHLTHQERVIYTFKVLLGPNFFASTTTMIGFLSLLMTKVPLIRDYGVTAAIAIVIGWLVTTLMLFPMLYFMQGPKARDWAWAKARWGLYLFRRSGIWAFLIVLVCSALAIKGQGLSWSARLFDDLPANHQVRLSTETIDRELGGMIPVDVEVKGPSDSWNDPQLMARLDQLLVELREIEGVGSVVGLPDLVAAANLHHSRLPASRSSTAEIFFLYSLSSASPLKNFLTTDSANTRISVRTFDLPSNQLSQVVERIREKATNAFPQMSVEVSGMGSTIHHLNNELSKELIFGFWHSMIAIALVLVFVFRSVRWALVACIPNLVPPAALLGFLAISETPIKPSIAIIFSIALGLAFNNTVYLLERLRYMQKKSNSKELEIEKTLWREGNPCLISSLTLLAGFSVFLASYFAMNRIFGFYMLLSMLAGLVGDLILLPTLLKSCPWLLAPVPWKKEKVMATSAMILLTIFVALAPIPTHAQPLTTEKLGEEMSQRLRSRDEQFLVKMKIIEADGSSKDREMKIWRFSPQKKEHYLLVRMQKPQDLKGTALLATLKGEQEDKWIYLPSTKQTRRLTGESGQGGILGSELSTEDFDFNRDQGAQNVIKKEAEIGGKKYLIVESDVNTTSPSYSKIISYVSATDYVPVKVECFDKQGKLLKTLDFTGYKKVAGGKMRASKISIKNVQNKRATVIVLSQVKIDQGLTAARFTPKALAED
- a CDS encoding PilZ domain-containing protein, whose product is MNPKNWFVLTDGQVNGPFDVQEVESRVASAKEAQIWGRGQSEWMTPTKWRQAVKDSSQVAVAANEPEGLWKVRVEGKDHPPMKYSALISFLKGMTDYSTVDVCSDNSNVWKEIYSIPRIVDDLGISRRSHPRVPMVGTLACESPKGEFSCRVISISEGGLGVNDAQNLQIGERFKGTLTSPNLFVTINTTCEVVYVGNDGYAGLRFVGLPEEFKSSIIEYVRKFAMV
- a CDS encoding NADPH-dependent FMN reductase codes for the protein MKYIIAGTDRPDSNTLKVSKIIQGIYKELGEAVEIIDLKELKQHLHDDIHYGKPSEALQPYINKVLGSDGLIVVCPEYNGSMPGILKYFIDHLKFPESFEYRPVCFVGLGAMFGALRPVEHLQGVFGYRNAFIFPERVFMMNVFKIINAEGQLTDELMKSLLVKQAKGFQKFAEALKTYKLDANSFIESKKST